A single Drosophila miranda strain MSH22 chromosome XR, D.miranda_PacBio2.1, whole genome shotgun sequence DNA region contains:
- the LOC117186348 gene encoding uncharacterized protein LOC117186348 isoform X3, which translates to MGKHKSSLQDEILVGFMKDNPDLAKGFVKGDRVVVDAKWAELCGALNAVGPPIKDALGWKKVWADWKTNICKKMAKNKSETRATGGGPFAQQSLGELEEEVAKLCGLYEMVEGVGGPAYGLPPRTTKEADTGVKCVMEDPIEEEPSEKDEPSEKDEPSEKEEPMPKRRRTRPAQTMDLNDLCAAQLDEMSAISKKISEHFERMESLEKEKLEVQKALVDKFSQILDKFAK; encoded by the exons AT GGGAAAGCATAAATCATCTCTTCAAGATGAAATCCTGGTGGGTTTTATGAAAGACAACCCGGACTTGGCAAAAGGATTTGTGAAGGGCGACCGAGTTGTTGTCGATGCCAAGTGGGCAGAGCTTTGCGGCGCTCTCAATGCTGTTGGGCCGCCAATCAAGGACGCATTGGGTTGGAAAAAG GTTTGGGCAGATTGGAAAacaaacatctgcaagaagaTGGCGAAAAACAAATCAGAAACTCGAGCTACAGGTGGAGGGCCCTTCGCTCAGCAATCGCTTGGGGAATTGGAGGAGGAAGTGGCCAAGCTATGTGGCCTCTACGAAATGGTGGAAGGAGTAGGTGGGCCAGCGTATGGACTTCCCCCCCGTACGACCAAGGAGGCCGACACTGGGGTTAAGTGCGTGATGGAAGACCCCATTGAGGAGGAACCCTCAGAGAAGGACGAACCCTCAGAGAAGGACGAACCCTCAGAGAAGGAGGAGCCCATGCCGAAGCGCCGTCGAACTAGACCAGCGCAGACCATGGACCTCAACGATCTCTGCGCTGCTCAGCTGGATGAAATGTCGGCAATTTCCAAGAAAATTTCGGAACATTTCGAACGAATGGAATCGTTAGAGAAGGAGAAGCTCGAGGTCCAAAAGGCGCTTGTAGACAAATTTAGCCAAATTTTGGACAAATTTGCGAAATAA
- the LOC117186348 gene encoding uncharacterized protein LOC117186348 isoform X2, whose product MRLTEHLGEHSCFPPNLIRTSKCKCSKLIFYFKITALFFISRGKHKSSLQDEILVGFMKDNPDLAKGFVKGDRVVVDAKWAELCGALNAVGPPIKDALGWKKVWADWKTNIRKKMAKNKSETRATGGGPFAQQSLGELEEEVAKLCGLYEMVEGVGGPAYGLPPRTTKEADTGVKTPLRRNPQRRTNPQRRTNPQRRRSPCRSAVELDQRRPWTSTISALLSWMKCRQFPRKFRNISNEWNR is encoded by the exons ATGCGCTTAACAGAACATCTGGGTGAGCACAGCTGTTTCCCGCCCAATTTAATTCGGACTTCAAAATGTAAGTGcagcaaattaattttttatttcaaaattacCGCTTTGTTCTTTATATCCAGGGGAAAGCATAAATCATCTCTTCAAGATGAAATCCTGGTGGGTTTTATGAAAGACAACCCGGACTTGGCAAAAGGATTTGTGAAGGGCGACCGAGTTGTTGTCGATGCCAAGTGGGCAGAGCTTTGCGGCGCTCTCAATGCTGTTGGGCCGCCAATCAAGGACGCATTGGGTTGGAAAAAG GTTTGGGCAGATTGGAAAACAAACATCCGCAAGAAGATGGCGAAAAACAAATCAGAAACTCGAGCTACAGGTGGAGGGCCCTTCGCTCAGCAATCGCTTGGGGAATTGGAGGAGGAAGTGGCCAAGCTATGTGGCCTCTACGAAATGGTGGAAGGAGTAGGTGGGCCAGCGTATGGACTTCCCCCCCGTACGACCAAGGAGGCCGACACTGGGGTTAAGACCCCATTGAGGAGGAACCCTCAGAGAAGGACGAACCCTCAGAGAAGGACGAACCctcagaggaggaggagcccaTGCCGAAGCGCCGTCGAACTAGACCAGCGCAGACCATGGACCTCAACGATCTCTGCGCTGCTCAGCTGGATGAAATGTCGGCAATTTCCAAGAAAATTTCGGAACATTTCGAACGAATGGAATCGTTAG
- the LOC117186348 gene encoding uncharacterized protein LOC117186348 isoform X1: protein MRLTEHLGEHSCFPPNLIRTSKCKCSKLIFYFKITALFFISRGKHKSSLQDEILVGFMKDNPDLAKGFVKGDRVVVDAKWAELCGALNAVGPPIKDALGWKKVWADWKTNICKKMAKNKSETRATGGGPFAQQSLGELEEEVAKLCGLYEMVEGVGGPAYGLPPRTTKEADTGVKCVMEDPIEEEPSEKDEPSEKDEPSEKEEPMPKRRRTRPAQTMDLNDLCAAQLDEMSAISKKISEHFERMESLEKEKLEVQKALVDKFSQILDKFAK, encoded by the exons ATGCGCTTAACAGAACATCTGGGTGAGCACAGCTGTTTCCCGCCCAATTTAATTCGGACTTCAAAATGTAAGTGcagcaaattaattttttatttcaaaattacCGCTTTGTTCTTTATATCCAGGGGAAAGCATAAATCATCTCTTCAAGATGAAATCCTGGTGGGTTTTATGAAAGACAACCCGGACTTGGCAAAAGGATTTGTGAAGGGCGACCGAGTTGTTGTCGATGCCAAGTGGGCAGAGCTTTGCGGCGCTCTCAATGCTGTTGGGCCGCCAATCAAGGACGCATTGGGTTGGAAAAAG GTTTGGGCAGATTGGAAAacaaacatctgcaagaagaTGGCGAAAAACAAATCAGAAACTCGAGCTACAGGTGGAGGGCCCTTCGCTCAGCAATCGCTTGGGGAATTGGAGGAGGAAGTGGCCAAGCTATGTGGCCTCTACGAAATGGTGGAAGGAGTAGGTGGGCCAGCGTATGGACTTCCCCCCCGTACGACCAAGGAGGCCGACACTGGGGTTAAGTGCGTGATGGAAGACCCCATTGAGGAGGAACCCTCAGAGAAGGACGAACCCTCAGAGAAGGACGAACCCTCAGAGAAGGAGGAGCCCATGCCGAAGCGCCGTCGAACTAGACCAGCGCAGACCATGGACCTCAACGATCTCTGCGCTGCTCAGCTGGATGAAATGTCGGCAATTTCCAAGAAAATTTCGGAACATTTCGAACGAATGGAATCGTTAGAGAAGGAGAAGCTCGAGGTCCAAAAGGCGCTTGTAGACAAATTTAGCCAAATTTTGGACAAATTTGCGAAATAA